ttctttctttttctgtcctaaacatatgttttttttttctccctttcacTTCGTCTTTTCAAAGATATAGGAGAGTAGCATTTTACTTTCCCTTTCTTTATCATTTCCTTTCcctgactcttttttttttctttcttttcacttCACTTACTACAATcaaacacaattttattgtcTTGATtcacaaacataaaaaaaaaaaaaactgttttttaatttgaggaaaGAAAATGCCTTGAAAATAAATATGGAAGGAAAGCAAAGTGTCAAACAACGTTTTTCGAAGTTTTAGTTTGTTGAGAtctaaaatgtcacaatattatACCAAGATCCAATATTAAGcaaattaaaattcaagaaCCATTTGGACTTTCAAGGAAGGAGAAAGGCCCAAACCTCCCAACTAAGGACTACCTAAAATAAGTAGGAAAGGGCCCAAGCCCATGAATAAGTAAGCTTTGGGCCttatgaaacaaagaaaaataggaaTCCCAATCCGACCTTCAAGAGGGAAAATTGCTGGGGAACTCAGGAAGAAAGCTGAACTAAGACAAATGGAAATTCCCAAAAGCCTGGGATCCTCAGGATATGCAGCAAGAGACCAGCTGGGATTGAGACAGCTTAAAGGAGCATGTAGAATCATGAATTCTCATTTATGTATCTTAATCATctataaatatttgttttatattcaactaaaataataacaaaaacacaGGAGAATTTCAGGAATTCTCTAGAATTACTATATGGAGAAAATATAAACTTTGTTGTATCTTAGAGATGATTTGCCCAGTAACAAGTAACCAAAATCTTATTGAGGGGACAAATATTGTCTTAAAGACACCGATTCAATTCACCTCAAAGCTAATATTTAGTTCGATTCATCTTCTTATTTTTATCCTATTTTGTAATAGTTGTTCATAAGTTTTGCCCTTCTCCTAAAGTAAAGCTTAGGTACATTAAAGTATTATAACTtaggtataattgataaaactaAGCTACAATATCTAACAAACTATCTTAGGTTTATCAATTTAATTCAACCACATGTTTGCATTTGCCATTGTAGTGTAAataattgtattattttttaaggataattaaattcaaatatgtgACTCGTTGGCCAACAAATAACCAcattgttgaatttaattaagtagtttGAGGTATAATGCCTAAGGAATTTTACCcaagttttgtcatttctccTTTATGAACCGTGTTGGGCATGACATCAAGTGAAAAGAAGATCATCACTTTAGTTCGCCTTTTACATTGTATCTCATGGGACAGTCTAATGATACCACCATTCTACAAAATGTAGGACTCACACGTGTAGAATCACACATATTGGGAGAGAAATGTCTTATAAGGGTTccccataaaataattttccatgCACTTGGACTTGGCAGACACTAGCAAGTTTAGATGACTTGCATCACCTTTGCACTCTGCGTGCGCAAAGTAAAAGTTCATAAAGTTTTTCTCAATTGTGTTTCAATTAAACCTTCCTCTCTTCTTCCTGACCCCCATCGCATTTAAATTGCTTTTGTTTGAATAATTTCATCTCTTGTATCTGCTGATTGGCAGTCAATGCTATTCCTTAAAACATGTTAAAAGTATGTGAAGTTGTTTGTGTAGGGACCCATGAATAGAAAGATTCGATGGTTTGAAGCAATAACTACAAGCCTACTATTTTGACAAGGCCTTGAAGTCACCAATTTATTTAACCAAATGGCCAACAAGCTACCAATAGGATCACTTTCCATGCATGAAGGATACTGGTTTCTTTCGCATTTAGGTAGTGCCATGAAGAGGACCCCGTTTGTATTTTCAATGGTTTCCTTTGTGGAAGCTGCTTTAGACTACTGTTGTCCTTCAGTCTCTCAGGCAAGACAGTAACCTTTCGCCATCTAGCTTTTGTGTCCTTATCCTTTGGTAATGGTTTTCCAACGTtacaaaaatgttatttttacaCCTTTACGTTTCAATAATATTTGTACccttcaaattttaaatcaataaaacgTGAAGACAAACTAAAAGTGCCGACAAAGTTAGATTACGATGAATAAGATAAGTAGTTCTTATGAATTATAAGACTTATGCTGGGGTTGCCAAACCTGTCAGTGATGGTTTAGGATGGGCTTTCCAAATGTTTCAATCAGGGCGGGTATGATACAATTTCAGGTTGCCAAACCTGTCAACTCACACCTTCTTTATGTTACCTTCCCATTATCCAATCCTTGGATCCGGCAAATATTTAATCATTCTCCTTACTTTGCATGCACAGTCTCAGGTTGGATGCCACTATAATCACATTTAAGTAGAAAAATTACTTTTTGCCGTTTTTGGTCACCCTAATTAAGGACGAAGTTACTCTTTGACCAGGGGAGCCATGGACCCCCTGGATTTTGGGGAAAAGAATTTTCTATAGGTATAGGTATATTTAATATTCATGTTcaattagccaaaaaaaaaaaaaaaaaagttttggagcTATGTTATGACGAGGGCCCTCACAACACCCCATATATATGTTGTTTGCTACCTCATATGAGAAAATAAACTCAGAGATGAAGATGAGAGAAATAAATTTCTCATTGAATGTATAAGGAAAGTGCAGCTTTGCTTATATATACAAGGAACAAAGCACTTGAATGAAACAGAATAAAAGcaattaaaaacatttaaaaaaaaaaaaaaaaacccaaccataaaaaaaaactgaaataaaaagTGCCTATAGTGGCGGTTTTCCAATGTCACTATAGGTCCTACTCTTACAAGGGGCTATAGTGGCATTTGGCAAACACCACCATAGgtcttttttcttcattaaaaaaccaaccaaaaaattaaaatataaagtgTCTATATTGGCGGTTTTCAAATGCCAGTATAggtccttttttaattttatttttttggttctttttttaaagacctATAGACAAACGCCACTAAAAAAAGCCACTATAGGCccaattttttgtagtgttttaCCACGAATCAATTTTTGGTACTGCATTTTTTGGATTCTCAATATCAAAATTAGCCtaaattctctctcttaatgaacaaaatattgcaatttttttttttataaattttttataagtccAAACTTTGCCCCCCAAACCTTTGGCTCTAGCTCTATCTCTGACCCTGATACCAAATTCGTAAGGGGCAATCCAAACTTAAACAATATGATAAATGAGGGTAGGttggataaatttattttatattttttggtttgatgggaTAAGAAAAACACTTGATAATTTAAATGATAGATAAACTCATCACCAAAGTAAACTCAAAGGGATACAGATAAATCCACCCAAAGGAATTTAACTAAGGATACAAAACTATTTTGATTCATCACTCTAAGGGATACAAATTAACACCACCCAAGAGATATAGAAACCGATACTCGCCACTCAAAGGAATCCACCCAAGAGGGATAAGAGATGATTTAGAAGAAATCCATCTTCTAAAAAACACaagatttttaaattgataatacaacttgatttttatttgatttagccAAAGGCTTAAATAGAACTTGGAACAGCCCCCCAAGCataggaaaatgaaaataacaataaatatattCACTTGACCTCACCAAAGTTAGATATGACTTTTAAGAACTTAGAAACACAACAAAGTACTTGTTTGCCTAGGAGAAATAAAACATAAAGTCTTATTCATCCTAGGAGACACTAAACAAAGACTATTTGAttgtattaataataaataaataaataaaacgtTTTAAAATAATGGGCTGTTATTCAGTTCTTCAAGGCTTTTGGGCCAGATTGACATCACATTGGGCTTTCTGGATATCATTTTTCCTTGCATTATAGGCCCGGTTTGAACAAGTATAAAGCTATTATGGTCACATCCACTGGTAGAGGCTAAATTTTTTCTTGGGAGGGCCAAGCCAACCTACTTTCTTTCGTATactaaaagtttttaaaatagtaaGGGTAAATATAAATAACCAAACATATAACAAGTcaatatttacaaattaaaaccATCATACACCCTTGATGCGGTGGTCAttctataagtataagtgcttgtggggtgtgggggtaaAAGTTGGGATTCAAATCTCcaggaaggagcttcacacacatatacatttagattaggctagagtagaaattctatcttgtatataaaaaaatatatatacaaattaaagGCACTAACcaatatataataaatcaatGTTTTGTTGTTCctgagtttttttttcaaccatTTCTAAAACTTGAGTGACGTGAAGTGAATTCTAAAAGGCACTAATCAGGGGCGGCGCCACCTTATGGCcagggtggtcccaggaccaccctaacctgaagaaaaaaaaattatacataataatttaaaattttatatttatctacctttaaaaaaaaatttggaaacaccttgaattttttttataccaataaaattatattttggtccataatttaagcaacttaacaatatattagggtctttcaagcaaaaagagccatatgcttttatattcttttaagcCTATACTACAactttacttttagtttttactttacCTGATACACTGTCATTGTACGACTAATTTTcctcaaaaatattataatatatattatacaattaaTTGATCAAAGTCACgtaaatttagcttttttcattgtacaactactttttttttcccaataattttgattagaaaaaaatagcagttttagttaattaaaggaataaacttaaaaagttacttaatttttatataacattaatttattcattatatatatgtatatataaaataaacatttcatttttatgattataattAAACATGTGATTGTCCATTTTAaggaaatttgattaaatttacacGAAAAGTGTCActaaatattatgtttttacattttgctgtcatatttttagtaataaacttattatattttaatttatataatttaaatttttattaattatattatttatgacgtCCCTAGTTTGACCATCGGTCGGATCTCGGTCTGACCTAAAAACCAGTAACCAATCCCTTTTTTGATTCTTTCACTGTACTGGTTTATAAAAACCAtgaaaaaattccaaaaaaaaaaaaaaacttgaacgaaagtctgggaaaaaaaattataataaaaccaCTAACAAGGCCCGAACCAAATGCCAATAGAAAAGCCCTGTACAAGATCAATCTCATCTCAGACTAGGACTATCACTACTCCAACATCAACACGATTACAtttttaattcaacaaaaattaaattaaaaaaaaatcttcactGCCTCAATGTCTTGCAGATTCATAAGtcattaaacaatttaaactaaaactaaatcaaacctaaaggctaaaaggaaataagaaacTCACTTACTCTCCCCAGCCACCGCCGTCCATCCCTGTTCAGCAATACtaacaacaaccacaactaAACTCCACAAGTTTTATGTTGTacaactttatgtatttgcgtgttttttaattgttgttgttgttgttgttgttgttgttgtcaatatataaaattttctttttattagattgtgtaatttatacgTTTTGAGGAACATCCTTAAAAAAACTCCTAGAGCCACCACCACTGACACTAATCAATATatgtttttctctcaaaaacttAGAGGGGCCAAGTGAATTTTAGGAGGGGAATAACCCGTATCTGTCAATCTATTGTTACTGCAAATGGGAATTTGAAAACGCTAGGGGGGCTATTCACgtcaaatgtcaaattttttatagaaggGACGACTGAGATAAGTTTAACCCATATGGCCACCCCCTCATATTTAGCATACAATAAAAGAGAGACGGAAAACATTGTTAACTAATAGGTTTCACAAACAAATACTAACATATACCAAATATAGGCAAAAAAAGAAGCAGATGCTCCTTATAACcaagcagtttttttttttttttttaatggaattatAGCCAATCAGCTATAAAAGGTATCGGCCAAGCGTTTTAATCTACCAATAGTTTAAATTAGTGAGGCTTGAAAAAGCTAACTTCAATGCCTGTGTCTATTACAACATAAATCCCAGCTGCGATCAGTACCACGCTAAGAATCATGCCTGACAGTCCTAGCACCCAATTTAGCCACCACATTATGCCATATTTCTTGGGCTTCTTAATCCTTAACCACATAAAACAAGGATAAGCAAAAGTGACTGGTACTGCAATCCCTCCTATCAAACCTGCAAGGCTACCCAAGAATGGGATAGCCACTGCTACAAAAAAGCATCCATAACCAAACATGGCTCGGAAACCAGACCTCAGCCACCATGGACATGGTTTATTTTTCCTCTTAGTGTATTTGGATTCCATATCATCAAACATAGGCATTCCATAGATTTGGAATGAGGTCACTGCGTTAATTATGACTAATAAGCTTGTTAATGCTAAAACAAATTGCGAGGTGTCACGCCCATGGTACTGATAAATTGCTGTTAGCATCCCACCATTGGCTGGTATCTGgcaaaacaaaattcataaacatagttattaataataataacatggACAGCTGCAGAGTCTTATAACTTGACTGATATTTTTCGATGTTTTCAATGGAGACAGTAATTAATCAAATGTGGAAAGTGCATTCTATATAAGcatctttataataaaattctcTTAGGTCCTTAATACCTTGTGTCCATAAGCCCAATATCCTCCAATTGCAAGGGGAAACAAGCACATTGCGATGATTGCATAGGCAACTTTCACTCCTATCCACATTGGTACGTGGGATGGATTTTTTTCAGTCGAAGGCATGGTTGCCTGCAGTTGAAAAGCACTGAATTACTGATAcataatgtaatccaactggTGATGTTTTCCCCTTTTGCTTTTGGTAGTACGACATTGTTTTGTATATTGTTTAAGATAGATTTGAAAACTTTTCGATCTTCTTTTAACAGTGGCAATGGAAAGGAACCCTTTGGCCTCCTTTAATCTTAATTTGTAATAAATTCAAAAGCTTTCCAGCTGCAGCCTGAAAAAGAATGTTTTGGGGCTGGGAGGGGAAGGGCATGATAGAAGGAAAGTTAATTGTATCTGATTCACCAAACAAAAGTTGATCGTATCTGGATTtgatttcaaattatttatttgacttgGGTCAATAAAAAACagtatttctaaatttttattagataaaatCTTTTTCCAAAACCAAGTTAGAgttgggtttcagttagctcaactggtaaagtctttgatagttgtataatagatctggagttcaatccccctcttacactaaaaattgattggtattttggtttgatgataaagagctatcatacCACCGTGCACTTTTGATGCgttggtcactccacaagtataaaaacTGTAGGGTGTGGGGAGGGAGTTTTACACATATTTACACTTAGATCTGTAGGGTGTGGGGAGGGAGTTTTACACAtatttacacttagattagtttagagtagaattctatcttgtatatataaaaaaaaaaaaaaactatcatcaggagcttgaaactctttcaaaaaaaaaaaaatcaagtgagAGAGCAAGTTCTAATTAacttaactagtaaagttttcATATATAGAATAAGAGCTCAGGAGTTCAAACTCCACACACATTAAAAACATATTGATGTTTtagtttaatataataattaaaaggaGTAATCATCGTTGAGTGAATGTTATAAGTTAAAATCTTAttgtatctatatatatatatatataaaaccaaactAGAGACCTCTAACTCATTATGCATAAGAATATCTACATTTGATTCGTTAAAGCTTATTTCCACtgatttattttgcttaaaaataaGTTGggtaccaaaaaaagaaaaaactgaaaacgaaataaagttataaaaagGTGTACGTAAGCCAAATAAATTGGCTTTTAATAAAAAGGTGTACGTGAGCCAAATAAATTGGCTTTTAAGCATCTCCAACAGCGAATTTTTTCACTCAAATTAGAGAGGAAaagtttctttttcattttttatgcttactttttttaaatatactttTTAATGGTCTGTATTCTTTCTTTGTTcagtttaaatattatttctcatttattctttaatcttcatttatttatttctttaatctttttgtaTTCAAACCTACGGCTTCCGCCCCTTTCACTTTCAATTTACCCTCAAACCGAGATAGATCCAACAAATCTATGGACAAGCCCACAGATAAACCTACGCAAACTTATCCCAAAAACCACCCATCTCAGAATGTAAGGGCGTCAAAATTGAAGTGATGGGATAGAGAAAACCAAATCAGGGTGGCAATGAGTTTCTTTAGTGATTTGCTGGAGAGGGGGTGAGAGATTGTGTTTGAACCAATGAGAGGTTGCTTGCTCTTTACTCGTCTGAGATTTTTTGTGAAGAGCATTTCCATTTCGAGTCTTCCTTCCCACTGCCAAGTGTATGGGGAGGCCAAATTAGTGTCGTGTTCTATGATTAGTTTTATGAAAAAGTAATTGTATTTTGTGTGAAAGAATGTTTAGTtgtggggagagagagagagagagagggagggagttTTGTAGAGATGTtgaaaggaaagagaaataattaatatcttatttcAGCTTTAGAATCATTTTAAGCCAAGTAATTCTTTTACCGATCTACATTGACTCTCTTTTTCTAAAGAGTTACGTTAGTTGAGAAAAAAAGCTTCTCTATTTTGTTAGACCTACATTTTAAGGGTTTATTCTCTAAAATAAAGatgaatttggatttggatttggctAGTCCGTTGGACACACTCTATGCTAGGCCAAATTAGCTCTAAGTAATTTAAATTAGTCACATTATTATTAACAGGCAATTATGCGTTAGAAAATATACATGATGTTTATTTGAACTGCCACATACTGGGTTGAAGGAGCTTTCCTCCAAAATGgttgaaagaaaatttcatttatttttacagATATGAAGTATAACATTgtggttttaaattttttagcattgGACATCTATATAGACATCTTAAAATGATTTCGAGACCATCTTTAAGAGCATTGTGTAAattaaaatcttgaaaaaaataCCCATTTTCACTCACTCTCATAAGCTATGTCACTTGGGCCCACAACAGTAACCTTGTGAGTAAGAAGTGAAATTTTCAGTTTGAGCAATGCtatgtatcaaaaaaatttgataatattgttttacaataattttgaGTTGGCAAATTTGTATTGGTTCTTATTTAAGCTCAAACTAAATATCAATTTGTAATGAAGATTATTTTTTAGGGGTGCTATCATATAGGATGTATGTCCATTTTCCTACCAGATGGGAGCCATAGTAAGGAAGCTTTAATTGCTAAGGATATTCTAGTGAGGAACTGGGCAGAGCAGTTGGGCTGGGACCAAAATGTGTTTGAATTTCGAGTACAAGTGGGCATGAAAATGTTATTATTAAACTAATCCTATATTAAGGgaaataaagaagagaaaagttTGAAggaaggaattaaaaaaaatgattggaaTGTCCTTAGTTCTAGGAGTATATTTTGACTGGCTAAACTTGTTGCACACAAGTtgattttcacaattttaatacAAAGACACGTCACAAACTCTACTAAAAAATCATGATAACTTTTAAAATGAAGATTGACAAGTTATACTGCACTCAATATattcttttaaataatataaaatgattatttttttttttttttaagaaatgaaacACAAAGGAGAAAGGGAGAATGAATGGactatctttttttattctagGAATGGGTAATATGGAATTAGACCAATCAGGGCAGCATTTGAAATTGGGGATTATAACCCCAAAAGAAAAAGCAGGACtaaccactaccaccaccatctattgtatatatatcattataaAGACAAAAAATGGGGGCATGACTCATGGGTTCTATGGTAAGGGTGGAAATGGATATCATATGGGCTCCTTTGTATAATTTATTATCATCCAAGAGCGAATAAACAAACTTCATTCTGTCCaaaaaaataaggggaaaagTTTACCTGAATTTCAAGTGTAAGGTTATGGCCTCTAAAAGCAAATGCCATGATACCAAGGGCATTTAGAACGCTGAAAATCATAGCCATGTTGTCGTTCTCTTTGACTGGGTCATAAGAAACACCATCAAGCCTGCCCGAGGTGACAGACACAAGCCACATAATAGTACAATAGGCTATGGCTGTGGCTGCACCAATTAGTGAGACCCCGGCTATGGAATTCAAGTTTGGGAGCTGTGACAGAACCACCGCAGCACATGTAAACACTAAGTACCATTCCACATTTGTTAATGGCTTTGCGGAGCAGCCGTGGCCACACACTATTTGGAAGAAAATCTTCATGGTTGAACCTCCAATGATAATCAGGGCAACACATGTTCCGCCTGATAGATACATTATTGGAAACAGAGCAAAAATCTTCCCCATTCTTTCACCTTGAGAGGAAGAGGAATACATATCGTTATTTATTTCTATATACCATATTGAGTTCTTAATCATCAAAATAGCTAAGCTCATTTGAGCTTAGAGTAATAATGAAACACGATAATTATTCTTAATTACTTATCTCAAAAGCTTAAATCGttaagaaataaagaaatttaattatttaaaaattatttaaactgAATAAGTGCAGTTGCGAATTACGGATTACGAGAATATTTGGAGTTGGGATGGGGCGGATATATTCATTTTAAATAGgctttaatttttaagaatgtAAAAAGCCTCCTATCCCTTTTTACATGATATTTGTGGCAGACACATTAATCTTATTATCACTCTTTGGATGAAGACACATTTCGTTCACCCTCAATCATTTTCATCCCCATACACAGTTGGACAGTGATTAGTTTTTTCACATGCTTCCTTtacttttcttcaattttcgTTTCCTTTTTGGCCAAACTTCATGACATATTCACGTACTTAATGAGGTACCAAGTCAACAAAAGTTAGCTAGCAAATATTTGTATTCACACATAacagttttgataatttttttccacATAATATGACATAATAGGATTGGTACATAATAAAGCAAATGCCATTAATGGGCACAAGTGAGTCCAGTCAAAGTAATgttactttcagcaaaaaaagtcAAAGTAATGTTACTTGACTTTTCaattataacatattataaataattgcaGAAAAAATGTAATGTCTGGCAGTGCTATATTCATATTCATTAGTTaagtaaatttaaaataaatcctGTAAATACAATATTTGTGAA
This genomic stretch from Castanea sativa cultivar Marrone di Chiusa Pesio chromosome 1, ASM4071231v1 harbors:
- the LOC142621917 gene encoding lysine histidine transporter-like 8, translated to MGDFVEEESSAIPSRPAMDFGAHVVSAPPMQSQYNSPSLSRKPLLFPIEPADSNGAIVVANKATPKPSHTSNFFTPLSSPIRKAIQLTKLDPQDAWLPITESRNGNAYYAAFHTLCSGIGIQALVLPVAFTILGWTWGIICLTVAFVWQLYTLWLLVKLHESTQTGMRYSRYFQLFSASFGERMGKIFALFPIMYLSGGTCVALIIIGGSTMKIFFQIVCGHGCSAKPLTNVEWYLVFTCAAVVLSQLPNLNSIAGVSLIGAATAIAYCTIMWLVSVTSGRLDGVSYDPVKENDNMAMIFSVLNALGIMAFAFRGHNLTLEIQATMPSTEKNPSHVPMWIGVKVAYAIIAMCLFPLAIGGYWAYGHKIPANGGMLTAIYQYHGRDTSQFVLALTSLLVIINAVTSFQIYGMPMFDDMESKYTKRKNKPCPWWLRSGFRAMFGYGCFFVAVAIPFLGSLAGLIGGIAVPVTFAYPCFMWLRIKKPKKYGIMWWLNWVLGLSGMILSVVLIAAGIYVVIDTGIEVSFFKPH